The nucleotide sequence GCAGCTGGCGATACATTCCGGGCCGCTGCCGTCGAACAGCTTACGATGTGGGCTGATCGACTGGGATGTGAGATTGTCACAAGGCCGGATGGCACAGATCCTGCTAGTGTAGCCTATTCAGGCTGTGAACGGGCATTAGAAACAGGCGTTGATTACCTGATTATTGACACCGCAGGGCGGTTACAGACGCACACGAACCTGATGGAAGAGCTGGAAAAAATCAAGCGTGTTGTCAGCAAAAAAATCCCGAATGCACCCCACGAAAGTCTCTTAGTGCTGGACGCTACTACTGGACAGAATGGAATCAGTCAGGCAGAACATTTTTCGAAATCTATCGAATGTTCTGGATTAATTTTAGCAAAATTAGATGGTACAGCACGGGGAGGCGTCACTGTTGCCATCCGTCAGAAGATGGGAATCCCCGTAAAATACGTCGGTGTCGGAGAGCAAATTGATGATCTTGAGCTGTTTAACTCTCAAGGATTCGTCGACGCCCTGTTTTCAAGTGCCTCATAATTACTCTCCCGAGAATGTCTTGTTCTAAAGACTCTTTTCTGGATTGAGTCATATCCTGCATATACCACTGCTTATTCTTCGCGCAAGCTTAACATAATTTATGATTTGTTAAAGTTTAACGCTTCCGGAATCTGGTCGAACAAGTCAGACCTTCCTGATCAGTCAGGATATTCTTGACCTATCTCTTTTAATCAAAAGTACTACGGAGTATTCCGATATTCCCTGTTAGAGCCATCGTTATGTTAGCGCTCAATTTATCGGACCTCGCAGGTCATCTGATTGTAACGATGGGATTTTGATTAGACCGTCAGTATGGCTTCTACCAATTCATAGTTTTGGAAAGCATATACGCCTCCCTTCTGACGGTATGGAGACCAAGCACCTTTAGCGTGTACTCAGGAGTTAAAATATGCGAAAACTGAATGAACTGAAAAGAAAAGCCAGACTGACTGGGCTCCTCTTAAGTGGGCTGGGTCTCATGGCTGTATCACCTGCATTTGGTGGTGATGCTGGTTGTGCGCCTTCGTGCACTCCAGATCAACCCAATGCCTGCTGCACGAAAGTGTATGAGGAAGCTGGTACAAAGTTAGCTGCAGAACTCGAACGGTTAACAGCAGAATGCTGTGCACCGAAGACTTGTGCTCCTACCTGTACCAATCCTGACACTTGCTGTGGCGAAGAGTCAAGTGATGATGGAGACTGCTGCAGCGGCCGCCTGACTCGTCTGTTCGACGACTGCGATGGCTGTGGTAACTTCCTCGAAGATAATGGTTGGTCTTTGAGTGGCTGGCTGGAATTCGGTATTACCTTCAACGGTAACCGTCCTGCCAACGACTTAAACACACCCGGTGTGGGATTCAACCAGGCTGACAGCCAGTTTATGTTGAACCAGCTGTACTTCGTTCTGGAAAAAGATGCTGCTGCCAACGAAGACTGCTTCGGCTGGGGTGGTCGCGTCGACCTGTTAGTTGGTTCTGATGCTGCCGATACTGCTGTATTTGGTGGCCCCAACAATACCCCGAACTTCGACGGTACGTGGTCAGACAACGACAACGCGACTGCCAACCAGATCGGTCTGGCTATGCCTCAGTTGTATGCTTCATTCTATGCTCCCATCGGAAACGGTGTGACCATCAATGCTGGTCACTTCTATACCCTGATTGGATATGAAGTTGTACCTGCAACTGGAAACTTCTTCTACTCTCATGCTTATACCATGCAGTACGATGAGCCTTTCACCCACACAGGTGTTCTGGCCAGTACTGACCTGAGCGACAATGTTTCTTTGTCCGGTGGTATCACCACTGGTTGGGATGACTTCGAAAATCAGAACAATGAGTGGAGCTTCCTGGGTTCTATCGGCTGGACCAGCGACAGCGAAGATACATCACTGACCTTTGCCCTCAGCTCTGGTGGTGAAAATGATGCATTCGGTGGTACTTCCAACCTGACCATCTTCAGTATCGTAGCTCAACAGAAACTGTCAGACAAGTTGTCTTACGTATTTCAGCATGACCATATGTTCTTCATGAATGGCGATGCTGCTGATCCAGGAGACGATGCAGAAGCTTATGGTATTAACCAATACCTCTTCTATGACGTGTGCGACTCAACTCGCGCAGGGATGCGTGTCGAATGGTGGCGTGATCATAATGGTACTCAGCTGGGTAACCCCGGTACGAACTACTACGAAATCACTGCAGGTTTGAATCACAAAATCAATTCCTGTATCCAGGTTCGTCCTGAAGTTCGCTGGGACTGGGCCGACGGAGCTGATCCCTGGACAACCAAAAGTGGTGCAACCAAGGACAGTCAGTTTACTGTTGGTACAGACGTTATTCTCGTCTTCTAATAAAGCCAGCGGGTAATTGATTACCAGCTGTCATTCGGATCAATAATTCGAATCAATGGGCCATAACGAAAGGAGCCTTCTTCGCTGAAGAAGGCTCCTTTAATATTTAGCAGACCCATGATGCTTCTCTTCTCATATGAAATTCACATTCATATCTCTCAGTTTCAAGTCTTACCTGTTCCAAACGACGCCAGAGACCGACCTTATGGACTTTAGTGAAGTCCGTTGATTATAATTTCATTTTGAGGTTCATTATGATGCAGGTCAGCTAATACAGAATTCAGACTCTACAGAAGAAAGTCTATTCAACATGAATCCCTGGAGCCTGGCGGCCTTTTTTTTCATATTCTCGGTTTCCTTGGCATCAGCCCAGGAAACAAAACCCCGCCCCAATATCATCCTGATCATGGCGGATGACCTGGGCTGGTCGGATATCGGCTGCTACGGGGGTGAAATCGGTACGCCGCACATCGACTCACTGGCCCGGGACGGAATGCGCTTTACTCAGTTCTATAACAATGCCATCTGCGGCCCCACGCGAGCATCATTATTAACGGGACTGTTCTGCCAGCAGACCGGCCATCGGGGAGACCGCTGGAACGAACCAAAGAATTTTGACGTCTGCATGACTATTGGTGAAGTACTCCAGCAGGCGGGATACCACACCATGATGGTCGGAAAGTGGCAGGGGAGAGACTCAGCCCTCGATCGCGGCTTCGACCGTTTTTACGGCCCGATGTGCCAGGCAAAAATCAGCTATTATCATGAAGTCGTTCAGAATCCGTTTTATCTGGATCGTCAGAGAATCGAACTCCCTGAGGATTATTATCTGACGGACGCATTTAATGCACACGCGGACCGGTTTCTCAAAGAAAGTCTGCAGAACCGGCAACCGTTTTTACTCTATGTCGCTCACATTGCCCCACACTGGCCACTACACGCCCACGAAGGGGAGATTGCCCCTTTCCGAAAGCGGTATGAAACACAGGGTTGGGACCAGATCCGTGCAAAGCGATTTCAAAGCCAGCGTCATACAGAATTGATCCCGGAACAATGGCAACTGGCACCACGCGCCGCCAGTATTGGTAACTGGGACAAGGAGCGGCACAAACGCTGGCAGGCAGAACGAATGGCTGTCTATGCGGCGCAGGTAAAATCCATCGACCGTGGTCTGGGACAACTGCTGCAGACATTAAAGGCTGCGAACGCGGAAGAAAACACACTTGTCATCTTTCTCTCTGATAATGGAGCAGCACCTGATGGCGGGTTAAATCCAAACAAAAGTGGATTTGGATTCAGTAAGAATACTCCCAATCCAGGCTGGAGACGGGATGGTGTACTCATCAAGCCGGGAAGCGGCCCCGATCATCTGCCCGGCCCATCGGATACTTTTGCTGCATATGGACTGGCGTGGGCTACCACCAGCAACACCCCCTTTCGCGGAACGAAACTCGAGGGTTATGAAGGAGGTATCCGTACGCCACTGGTGGTTCGCTGGCCCAGCGTAATTCAACAGGGAGGGGCCATCACCAGACAACCGGGACATGTGATTGACTTTATGGCCACATTCCTGGATATCGCTCAGGCTGAGTATCCCAGTGAATTCAAGGGCCGTCACCCACTGCCTGTCGAAGGTGTAAGTTTACTTCCGGTTTTCAGAGGAAAACAACGGACTGCCCCTGCGAGACTTTGCTGGGATCTGCCTCGCCATCAGGCCATCCGGGAAGGAAACTGGAAAGCGATCCGGCTCCGTCAGAAACCAGATCGCTGGCAGTTATATGATCTGGAGAGAGATGGTACCGAAACAACAGATGTGGCTGACCAGCATCCGGAACTCGTCAAAGGTATGGCACACCGTTTTGATGTCTGGTACGACCGGGTCAACCAGAACTAAAATCACAGTGTGAATCCTACAGAGCCACTCAGACTGCGTCATCAGATTACCCTCAAGTGGGACTCGCGGCCACGTAGTCAATTTTAATGTTTAAAATGACGACGACCAGTGAAGATCATGGCAATGTCATGCTCATTACACGCGGCAATGACTTCCTCATCCCGCACGGAACCACCAGGTTGAATAATGGCGGTCACCCCTGCTTTCGCAGCTTCATCCACGCCATCACGGAACGGGAAGAAGGCATCAGAGGCGACAACGGATCCCTGGCTGCGGTCACCCGCTTTATAGGCGGCAATATAGGATGAGTCGAGACGGCTCATCTGCCCGGCACCGGCTCCCAGCAACATTTCATCCTTGGCCAGTACGATCGCGTTCGATTTCACGTGACGACAGACGACCCAGCCAAAACTCAAACTGTTTAATTCTTCTCTCGTTGGTTCGCGCTCTGTTACGACTTTCCAATCTGCCTTGTCATCCCGCAGTTCATCCTTCTCCTGTACGAGAAGCCCACCTGAAACCCGACGATAGTCAAGACTTGGTTCTGTCGGCGGTTGCATCATGGGACATTTCATCAACCGCACGTTCTTTTTCCATTTTGGCTTAGTCGTCAGAAGTTCGAATGCTGCTGGTTCATAGTCGGGAGCAATAATCGCTTCAATGAACCGATTCGGTTCACAGAGTTTTTCAGCGGTCGGCTGATCCACAGGACGATTGAAACTCAAAATGGAACCAAAGGCGCTGACCGGATCCCCGGCATAAGCTTTCTCGAAGGCTTCCACCAGCGTTTCAGCA is from Gimesia maris and encodes:
- the ftsY gene encoding signal recognition particle-docking protein FtsY; this translates as MGLFDRLKRGLEKTKEVLRTDVRDLFKAGEILDDQKIEQFEARLIKTDMGVVASSAICEEIRKKHGGRTVILDEIEETVKEKIRTLLEGEGDTKWDISAPLSPLNKNPDGVTVILVAGVNGVGKTTSIAKLANLILKQNKTVLLAAGDTFRAAAVEQLTMWADRLGCEIVTRPDGTDPASVAYSGCERALETGVDYLIIDTAGRLQTHTNLMEELEKIKRVVSKKIPNAPHESLLVLDATTGQNGISQAEHFSKSIECSGLILAKLDGTARGGVTVAIRQKMGIPVKYVGVGEQIDDLELFNSQGFVDALFSSAS
- a CDS encoding porin, with the translated sequence MRKLNELKRKARLTGLLLSGLGLMAVSPAFGGDAGCAPSCTPDQPNACCTKVYEEAGTKLAAELERLTAECCAPKTCAPTCTNPDTCCGEESSDDGDCCSGRLTRLFDDCDGCGNFLEDNGWSLSGWLEFGITFNGNRPANDLNTPGVGFNQADSQFMLNQLYFVLEKDAAANEDCFGWGGRVDLLVGSDAADTAVFGGPNNTPNFDGTWSDNDNATANQIGLAMPQLYASFYAPIGNGVTINAGHFYTLIGYEVVPATGNFFYSHAYTMQYDEPFTHTGVLASTDLSDNVSLSGGITTGWDDFENQNNEWSFLGSIGWTSDSEDTSLTFALSSGGENDAFGGTSNLTIFSIVAQQKLSDKLSYVFQHDHMFFMNGDAADPGDDAEAYGINQYLFYDVCDSTRAGMRVEWWRDHNGTQLGNPGTNYYEITAGLNHKINSCIQVRPEVRWDWADGADPWTTKSGATKDSQFTVGTDVILVF
- a CDS encoding arylsulfatase, which codes for MNPWSLAAFFFIFSVSLASAQETKPRPNIILIMADDLGWSDIGCYGGEIGTPHIDSLARDGMRFTQFYNNAICGPTRASLLTGLFCQQTGHRGDRWNEPKNFDVCMTIGEVLQQAGYHTMMVGKWQGRDSALDRGFDRFYGPMCQAKISYYHEVVQNPFYLDRQRIELPEDYYLTDAFNAHADRFLKESLQNRQPFLLYVAHIAPHWPLHAHEGEIAPFRKRYETQGWDQIRAKRFQSQRHTELIPEQWQLAPRAASIGNWDKERHKRWQAERMAVYAAQVKSIDRGLGQLLQTLKAANAEENTLVIFLSDNGAAPDGGLNPNKSGFGFSKNTPNPGWRRDGVLIKPGSGPDHLPGPSDTFAAYGLAWATTSNTPFRGTKLEGYEGGIRTPLVVRWPSVIQQGGAITRQPGHVIDFMATFLDIAQAEYPSEFKGRHPLPVEGVSLLPVFRGKQRTAPARLCWDLPRHQAIREGNWKAIRLRQKPDRWQLYDLERDGTETTDVADQHPELVKGMAHRFDVWYDRVNQN